The genomic interval GCTTCATTGTGTATCATGCTTTTCCACTTCCCCTAAACAGCCTGATGAAATACacatcaaaaataatttgtgcaAGAGGGTGAAGAAGACAACAGACTTGAATGCGTTTGGAAAACAGATTTTGCTATGAGATGGAAGTAACAAGATCATTCCAGTCCACGAATTATTCCAGAATCGCCGAAATTATGTCCATATTGTCGGTAAAGGCTTAAATCTTTGCAATGCAGTTGTTTGCACATAAACCAGAatgatataacaaaataacaagTCAATTAGATCaccaaaattctaattttgcaTGCATTAACAACAATCCTACTTGCCTCTGATTTATTTAAACACCCGATTAAGGTTAACATATAATAAACCTGCAATCTGGTTGCTTCCTATATTCTATAATCATACCTCAATCTTTCTAAACCAATCAACCttgttaaatatcaaaatcataaaaaatataacccACTGGAAAACTTGCATGagtcaatcaaattcaatatgaTTCAAAACATAATTCAAAACTGAACCAACAATTCAATTAGggagaggaaaaagaaaacagaacaAAGAAATTCACCTCCTTAATACTACGAAGACACCCCAGTGGCAGAACCATCAACAGGGTTTCTTAAATCAGCTGGAGAGACCAAATCAACACCACCTTCAGCTTGCAAGAAACGACTTAGATGCTTATCGTCTAAATGTTCCTGTCAAAAAGTGGATGCAtagcaacaataataaaataacataaaaagcAATATATATAGTTGTCATACGAGTACTATACAAATCAAGAAGATTAGATGAAACTCACAGATAGGCAAGCTCTATATTTTTGCCATTCGGATAGACATTCTTCTTTGTCCCACTGACCCTTTACAAACTTCTCAGAGTACCACCTGCTCAcaacataacataaaaaagGTTACCCCCTTAGCTAAAATGGATTATTAACGACCCTGAAGCCAACGGACTTACCCTAAAGCCATAAGATTAAATGGATTATTGGCCACTTACCTGTTAAAGCAGTTGTGGTAAGCAGTTCTGAGCTGGGCACAAGGCGATGTTGACTGAGAATCAGATGAgcgtttcttttctttcttaccGAAACCCATTTCAATTTAACCATACGTCTTTAAAATCATCAAACACATGATATAATA from Citrus sinensis cultivar Valencia sweet orange chromosome 9, DVS_A1.0, whole genome shotgun sequence carries:
- the LOC102629278 gene encoding uncharacterized protein At4g33100, yielding MGFGKKEKKRSSDSQSTSPCAQLRTAYHNCFNRWYSEKFVKGQWDKEECLSEWQKYRACLSEHLDDKHLSRFLQAEGGVDLVSPADLRNPVDGSATGVSS